One window from the genome of Deinococcus sp. NW-56 encodes:
- a CDS encoding GNAT family N-acetyltransferase produces MNTYTIETPTLDTLTDFFALHPDPLDVAQRLPILRDNLAAGRVRLENLLILRSERGIEGTALISAAPQVPIFPRFRPDVTPAAMTALACALRDRAEPERKLLLQDDLAPLQHADAVLVAGWVRDAPVHVMYETDLQARSYPLVPDAVEGGDDLRQRPDIAALLETLGHSDWEWAEGWTLVALPGTDGQPVALGAFGPSGRPGWANLNMIGVHPSARSQGLGTRLHAHLLARAAESLAMHGGGTEQGNHAMRRIFENNGSRHVATQMYFRPG; encoded by the coding sequence TTGAACACGTACACGATTGAAACGCCCACGCTGGACACCCTGACCGACTTTTTCGCGCTGCACCCCGACCCGCTGGACGTGGCACAACGTCTTCCCATCCTGCGCGACAACCTCGCGGCGGGCCGGGTCCGGCTGGAGAACCTGCTGATCCTGCGCTCCGAGCGGGGCATAGAGGGAACGGCGCTGATCTCGGCGGCCCCGCAGGTGCCCATCTTTCCCCGCTTCCGCCCGGACGTGACCCCAGCGGCCATGACTGCCCTGGCCTGCGCCCTGCGCGACCGCGCCGAGCCGGAACGGAAGCTGCTGCTTCAGGACGACCTCGCGCCGCTGCAACACGCGGACGCCGTGCTGGTCGCGGGCTGGGTCAGGGACGCCCCCGTCCATGTGATGTACGAGACCGACCTCCAGGCCCGTTCCTATCCCCTCGTGCCCGATGCCGTCGAGGGCGGAGACGATCTGCGCCAGCGTCCTGACATCGCCGCACTGCTGGAGACCCTCGGCCACTCGGATTGGGAATGGGCCGAGGGCTGGACACTGGTCGCCCTCCCCGGCACGGATGGGCAGCCGGTCGCCCTGGGAGCCTTCGGCCCCAGCGGTCGCCCCGGCTGGGCCAACCTGAATATGATCGGCGTCCACCCCAGCGCACGCAGCCAGGGCCTTGGCACCCGTCTGCACGCGCACCTGCTCGCCCGCGCCGCCGAGTCGTTGGCCATGCATGGGGGCGGCACCGAGCAGGGCAACCACGCCATGCGCCGCATCTTCGAGAACAACGGCAGCCGCCACGTCGCCACCCAGATGTATTTCCGGCCCGGCTGA
- a CDS encoding amidohydrolase family protein encodes MRPMSAADPHLPELLTADVLYTGVGGGHAPGGVVVSGGVIAATGDPATLRANFPHARERRAGAVIAPPPVNAHTHLDMSAYDFQALPYFRWLPEVVIAQRHKRGVAGALAGAAELARQGTGAVGDIVWAPDVMDALLPREDLTGVLYFEVLGTFPERADLIFAEVRERVERWRRMERPGGLRVGLTPHTPFTVSHRLMRLATEYAAGEGLPLQIHVAEHPAEPELFRTGGGPLWEHRLPALYPGTFAEVIGREPELDLTPVRYLDELGVLRARPTLIHMVNVTPEDIVRVAAAGCAVVSCPRSNAHLGCGTLPWGAFAAAGVEVALGTDSVASGGSLDVRDEVAFARTRYPTLDPRVIVRAAVKGGHRVTGTRPPLLRRGDAWDERFVW; translated from the coding sequence ATGCGCCCCATGTCTGCCGCCGACCCCCACCTCCCCGAGCTGCTCACCGCCGACGTGCTGTACACGGGCGTCGGGGGTGGGCACGCGCCGGGCGGAGTGGTGGTGTCCGGGGGCGTCATCGCGGCGACCGGGGACCCGGCCACCCTGCGGGCCAACTTCCCGCACGCCCGCGAGCGCCGGGCCGGGGCCGTGATCGCGCCGCCGCCGGTCAACGCGCACACCCACCTCGACATGAGCGCCTATGACTTTCAGGCGCTGCCGTATTTCCGCTGGCTGCCGGAGGTCGTGATCGCGCAGCGGCACAAGCGCGGGGTGGCGGGGGCGCTCGCGGGGGCCGCCGAACTCGCCCGGCAGGGCACGGGCGCTGTGGGCGACATCGTGTGGGCGCCCGACGTGATGGACGCGCTCCTCCCACGCGAGGACCTGACGGGCGTGCTGTACTTCGAGGTGCTGGGCACCTTTCCCGAGCGGGCCGACCTGATCTTCGCGGAGGTGCGCGAGCGGGTGGAGCGTTGGCGGCGAATGGAGCGGCCCGGCGGCCTGCGGGTGGGCCTCACGCCGCACACGCCCTTCACGGTGAGCCACCGCCTGATGCGTTTGGCGACCGAGTACGCGGCGGGGGAGGGCCTGCCCCTCCAGATTCACGTCGCGGAGCATCCCGCCGAGCCCGAACTCTTCCGCACCGGGGGTGGGCCGCTGTGGGAGCACCGCCTCCCGGCCCTCTATCCGGGCACCTTCGCGGAGGTGATCGGGCGGGAGCCGGAACTGGACCTCACCCCGGTGCGCTACCTCGACGAACTCGGCGTGTTGCGGGCGCGGCCCACCCTGATCCACATGGTGAATGTGACTCCGGAGGACATCGTGCGGGTGGCCGCCGCCGGATGCGCGGTCGTGAGCTGTCCCCGGTCCAACGCGCACCTGGGCTGCGGCACCCTGCCCTGGGGCGCCTTCGCGGCGGCGGGGGTAGAGGTGGCGCTGGGCACCGACTCGGTCGCCAGTGGCGGCAGCCTCGACGTGCGCGACGAGGTGGCCTTTGCCCGCACCCGGTATCCCACCCTGGACCCCCGCGTGATCGTCCGGGCCGCCGTCAAGGGGGGGCACCGGGTCACCGGCACGCGCCCTCCGCTGCTGCGGCGCGGGGACGCCTGGGACGAGCGCTTCGTGTGGTGA
- the rpmE gene encoding 50S ribosomal protein L31, with protein sequence MKKDIHPKAVPTKIIYQGKVVMETLSTRPEIHVDVWSGVHPFWTGEERFVDTEGRVDKFNKRFGDSYRTNRKK encoded by the coding sequence ATGAAGAAAGACATTCACCCCAAGGCCGTCCCCACCAAGATCATCTACCAGGGCAAGGTCGTCATGGAAACCCTCAGCACCCGTCCCGAGATTCACGTGGACGTGTGGAGCGGCGTTCACCCCTTCTGGACCGGCGAGGAGCGCTTCGTCGACACCGAGGGCCGCGTGGACAAGTTCAACAAGCGCTTCGGCGACAGCTACCGCACCAACCGCAAGAAGTAG
- the rpmI gene encoding 50S ribosomal protein L35, whose product MPKMKTKKSVTRRVKVTATGKVMAFKSGKRHQNTGKSGDEIRGKGKGFVLAKSEWARMKLGLVVGRK is encoded by the coding sequence ATGCCCAAGATGAAGACCAAAAAGAGCGTGACCCGCCGGGTAAAGGTCACGGCCACCGGCAAGGTCATGGCGTTCAAGAGTGGCAAGCGCCATCAGAACACCGGCAAGAGCGGCGACGAGATTCGCGGCAAGGGCAAGGGCTTCGTGCTCGCCAAGAGCGAGTGGGCCCGCATGAAGCTGGGCCTCGTCGTTGGGAGGAAGTGA
- a CDS encoding sporulation protein: MGFLKRMMAAVGVGGARVDARVQNPAVRVGESVSGVILVEGGSIEQKIERLNLGLATRYKSDDTYVTHTLFTQPVVPGFTLQPGERREFPFQLPVPAGTPLTLRGTAVWLVTDADIAGAADPGDTDQLQILPSREMEAVIGAAERLGFSLAGSEVEYHHGRIVQELSFRPPYGQYRIQELEMMMLPGAGGGLDVILEVDRRATGLASLFTSEFEQRGRWHVPASLLAGGPDAVARELGARVQALA; the protein is encoded by the coding sequence ATGGGATTTCTGAAACGGATGATGGCGGCGGTCGGCGTCGGCGGGGCACGGGTAGATGCGCGGGTGCAGAACCCGGCGGTGCGGGTGGGCGAGAGTGTCTCCGGCGTGATCCTGGTCGAGGGAGGCAGCATCGAGCAGAAGATCGAGCGCCTGAACCTCGGCCTGGCGACCCGCTACAAGAGCGACGACACCTATGTCACGCATACCCTCTTTACCCAGCCGGTGGTGCCGGGCTTTACCCTCCAGCCCGGCGAGCGGCGGGAGTTCCCCTTTCAGCTGCCGGTCCCGGCGGGCACCCCCCTGACCCTGCGCGGCACGGCGGTGTGGCTGGTCACCGACGCGGACATCGCGGGAGCCGCCGACCCCGGTGACACCGACCAGCTTCAGATTCTTCCCAGCCGCGAGATGGAGGCCGTGATCGGCGCGGCCGAGCGCCTGGGCTTCTCGCTGGCGGGGAGCGAGGTCGAGTACCACCACGGGCGGATCGTGCAGGAGCTGAGCTTCCGGCCTCCCTACGGGCAGTACCGCATTCAGGAGCTGGAGATGATGATGCTTCCGGGCGCGGGCGGCGGGCTGGACGTGATCCTGGAGGTGGACCGCCGCGCGACCGGCCTCGCCAGCCTGTTCACCTCCGAGTTCGAGCAGCGGGGCCGCTGGCACGTGCCCGCCTCGCTGCTCGCCGGGGGGCCGGACGCGGTGGCCCGCGAGCTGGGGGCGCGGGTACAGGCGCTGGCGTAA
- the ppgK gene encoding polyphosphate--glucose phosphotransferase — translation MSVILGIDIGGSGIKGAPVDTQTGQLTAERHRIPTPEGARPDDVKGVVAELVRHFGHEGPVGVTFPGIVQHGQTLSAANVDDAWIGLDADALFTEATGRDVYLVNDADAAGIAEAQFGAARDVPGVVLVLTFGTGIGSALMQNGVLVPNTELGHLWLKGDKHAETWASDRARERDDLNWKGWAKRVSTYLGHLERLFSPELFVIGGGVAKKPDKWQPHVQTTRTKVVPAGLQNDSGIVGAAMMAAARGHEQH, via the coding sequence ATGAGCGTGATCCTGGGCATCGATATCGGCGGCAGCGGCATCAAGGGTGCACCCGTGGACACGCAGACGGGGCAGCTCACGGCCGAGCGGCATCGCATTCCTACCCCCGAGGGCGCCCGCCCCGACGACGTGAAGGGGGTGGTGGCCGAACTCGTGCGGCACTTCGGGCACGAGGGGCCGGTGGGGGTCACCTTTCCCGGCATCGTGCAGCACGGCCAGACCCTGAGTGCGGCCAACGTGGACGACGCCTGGATCGGACTGGACGCCGACGCCCTGTTCACCGAGGCCACCGGGCGCGACGTGTACCTCGTCAACGATGCGGACGCCGCCGGAATCGCCGAAGCGCAGTTCGGGGCCGCGCGGGACGTGCCCGGCGTGGTGCTCGTGCTGACCTTCGGCACCGGGATCGGCAGTGCGCTGATGCAGAACGGAGTGCTGGTGCCCAACACCGAGTTGGGGCACCTGTGGCTCAAGGGGGACAAACACGCTGAAACTTGGGCCTCCGACCGTGCCCGCGAACGCGACGACCTGAACTGGAAGGGCTGGGCCAAGCGCGTGAGCACCTACCTCGGGCACCTCGAACGCCTCTTCTCGCCGGAGCTGTTCGTGATCGGGGGCGGGGTCGCCAAGAAGCCCGACAAGTGGCAGCCCCACGTCCAGACCACCCGCACGAAGGTGGTGCCCGCCGGTTTGCAGAACGACTCCGGCATCGTTGGCGCGGCGATGATGGCCGCCGCCCGTGGGCACGAGCAGCACTGA
- the rplT gene encoding 50S ribosomal protein L20 yields MPRAKTGTIRRRRHKKVLKRAKGFWGSRSKQYRNAFQTLLNAATYEYRDRRNKKRDFRRLWIQRINAGARLHGMNYSTFINGLKRAGVDLNRKVLADIAAREPEAFRALVDAAKGARNQ; encoded by the coding sequence ATGCCACGCGCCAAGACTGGAACGATTCGCCGCCGCCGCCACAAGAAGGTGCTCAAGCGGGCCAAGGGCTTCTGGGGCAGCCGCTCCAAGCAGTACCGCAACGCCTTCCAGACGCTGCTCAACGCCGCGACCTACGAGTACCGCGACCGCCGCAACAAGAAGCGTGACTTCCGCCGCCTGTGGATTCAGCGCATCAACGCGGGCGCTAGGTTGCACGGCATGAACTACTCGACCTTCATCAACGGCCTGAAGCGGGCCGGGGTGGACCTCAACCGCAAGGTTCTGGCCGACATCGCCGCCCGCGAACCCGAAGCCTTCCGCGCCCTCGTGGACGCGGCCAAGGGTGCCCGGAACCAGTAA